A stretch of the Gossypium hirsutum isolate 1008001.06 chromosome D07, Gossypium_hirsutum_v2.1, whole genome shotgun sequence genome encodes the following:
- the LOC107953950 gene encoding uncharacterized protein isoform X2 has product MYLRKAAVSLLRRVRLPSHSIFTSVSPPTTSMAIATPLPFSLSRKIQFPNQFGNGSSWSTTYADPPIWTILSIQAAIILGINVHPVFADDGSNQTNTESDIQGANISGLRKIEDGSVISNVHTSKWRIFTDNGRDYFLQGKLEEAEKFFLSAIQEAKEGFGERDPHVASACNNLAELYRVKKAFDKAEPLYLDAIRLLEEAFGSEDIRVGVALHNLGQFYLVQRKLEEARVCYESALKIKGRVLGRGSADYADTMYHLGTVLFLQGRLNDSEVVIQDSIRVLEESGQGESMACIRRLRYLAQGWNSLDTVVAAEELGLTLQSSGSLKEAQELLERCLDAWKTLLPEDHIQIGANMLHIARVVMLNYNQLRGMHVSDAIAEIDKAKGLLNNAIRIARKVISKSKTQNKKQGYGVSGETRRDGYAAVIILLQSLNELGLLEINRLELQESGAKLSSTPEVKNAHFECISAYKELATERLIGDLRQVKAEYLSCLKHLSSLLDAEGTTEYRGTTLQELKGDIKRVEDDISQSRRHKS; this is encoded by the exons ATGTATCTACGTAAAGCTGCCGTTAGTTTGCTAAGGAGAGTTCGCCTCCCTTCCCACTCCATCTTCACTTCTGTTTCTCCTCCAACAACTTCAATGGCTATCGCCACTCCGTTGCCGTTCTCTCTTTCCA GAAAAATCCAATTCCCCAATCAATTTGGTAATGGAAGTTCATGGAGTACGACTTATGCTGATCCTCCTATATGGACTATACTATCTATTCAAGCTG CTATAATTTTGGGGATAAATGTCCACCCCGTTTTTGCTGACGATGGCTCAAATCAAACAAATACAGAGAGTGATATCCAAGGCGCTAACATTTCTGGATTACGTAAAATTGAGGATGGCTCTGTTATATCCAATGTACACACATCTAAGTGGAGAATTTTTACAGATAATGGGAGGGATTATTTTCTGCAG GGAAAACTAGAGGAAGCAGAAAAGTTCTTCCTTTCAGCAATCCAGGAAGCTAAAGAAGGATTTGGGGAGAGAGATCCCCATGTTGCATCTGCATGCAACAATTTG GCAGAGCTTTACAGAGTTAAAAAGGCATTTGACAAGGCAGAACCTTTGTATTTAGATGCCATCCGCTTATTAGAGGAGGCATTTGGCTCTGAAGATATACG TGTAGGAGTTGCCCTGCACAATCTCGGGCAGTTCTATCTTGTCCAGAGAAAGTTGGAGGAGGCTAGGGTGTGCTATGAG AGTGCTTTAAAG ATAAAGGGACGTGTTCTTGGACGTGGCAGCGCAGATTATGCGGATACAATGTATCACCTTGGAACG GTATTGTTTCTCCAAGGTAGACTAAACGATTCTGAGGTCGTTATTCAGGATTCTATCAGAGTACTAGAG GAAAGTGGTCAGGGGGAGTCAATGGCATGCATCAGGAGATTACGATATCTGGCGCAG GGATGGAACTCATTGGACACTGTAGTTGCTGCTGAAGAGTTGGGCTTAACATTACAATCATCTGGGAGCTTAAAAGAAGCACAAGAACTTCTTGAAAG GTGTCTTGATGCTTGGAAAACATTACTCCCTGAAGATCACATCCAG ATTGGAGCCAACATGCTTCACATTGCTAGGGTGGTAATGCTTAATTACAATCAACTTAGGGGGATGCATGTTTCTGATGCAATTGCTGAGATTGACAAGGCAAAAGGTCTTTTAAACAATGCAATAAG GATAGCAAGGAAAGTTATTAGTAAATCGAAAACACAAAACAAGAAGCAAGGTTATGGAGTTTCTGGAGAAACTAGGCGAGATGGTTATGCAGCAGTGATCATACTG TTGCAGTCGCTCAATGAACTAGGGCTTTTGGAGATCAACAGGCTAGAATTGCAGGAATCAGGG GCAAAGTTGTCATCCACTCCTGAGGTCAAAAATGCACATTTTGAATGCATTTCTGCCTACAAAGAG TTGGCAACTGAAAGGTTAATCGGTGATTTGAGGCAAGTTAAGGCGGAGTATCTTTCTTGTTTGAAGCATCTTTCAAGTTTGTTAGATGCTGAAGGCACAACAGAATACAGAGGAACAACATTGCAGGAGCTGAAGGGTGATATCAAGCGTGTAGAAGATGATATTTCGCAGTCAAGGAGGCATAAAAGCTAA
- the LOC107953950 gene encoding uncharacterized protein isoform X3: protein MYLRKAAVSLLRRVRLPSHSIFTSVSPPTTSMAIATPLPFSLSRKIQFPNQFGNGSSWSTTYADPPIWTILSIQAAIILGINVHPVFADDGSNQTNTESDIQGANISGLRKIEDGSVISNVHTSKWRIFTDNGRDYFLQGKLEEAEKFFLSAIQEAKEGFGERDPHVASACNNLAELYRVKKAFDKAEPLYLDAIRLLEEAFGSEDIRVGVALHNLGQFYLVQRKLEEARVCYESALKIKGRVLGRGSADYADTMYHLGTIYIKSNRISEAENIERKVLHIMELSKGWNSLDTVVAAEELGLTLQSSGSLKEAQELLERCLDAWKTLLPEDHIQIGANMLHIARVVMLNYNQLRGMHVSDAIAEIDKAKGLLNNAIRIARKVISKSKTQNKKQGYGVSGETRRDGYAAVIILLQSLNELGLLEINRLELQESGAKLSSTPEVKNAHFECISAYKELATERLIGDLRQVKAEYLSCLKHLSSLLDAEGTTEYRGTTLQELKGDIKRVEDDISQSRRHKS, encoded by the exons ATGTATCTACGTAAAGCTGCCGTTAGTTTGCTAAGGAGAGTTCGCCTCCCTTCCCACTCCATCTTCACTTCTGTTTCTCCTCCAACAACTTCAATGGCTATCGCCACTCCGTTGCCGTTCTCTCTTTCCA GAAAAATCCAATTCCCCAATCAATTTGGTAATGGAAGTTCATGGAGTACGACTTATGCTGATCCTCCTATATGGACTATACTATCTATTCAAGCTG CTATAATTTTGGGGATAAATGTCCACCCCGTTTTTGCTGACGATGGCTCAAATCAAACAAATACAGAGAGTGATATCCAAGGCGCTAACATTTCTGGATTACGTAAAATTGAGGATGGCTCTGTTATATCCAATGTACACACATCTAAGTGGAGAATTTTTACAGATAATGGGAGGGATTATTTTCTGCAG GGAAAACTAGAGGAAGCAGAAAAGTTCTTCCTTTCAGCAATCCAGGAAGCTAAAGAAGGATTTGGGGAGAGAGATCCCCATGTTGCATCTGCATGCAACAATTTG GCAGAGCTTTACAGAGTTAAAAAGGCATTTGACAAGGCAGAACCTTTGTATTTAGATGCCATCCGCTTATTAGAGGAGGCATTTGGCTCTGAAGATATACG TGTAGGAGTTGCCCTGCACAATCTCGGGCAGTTCTATCTTGTCCAGAGAAAGTTGGAGGAGGCTAGGGTGTGCTATGAG AGTGCTTTAAAG ATAAAGGGACGTGTTCTTGGACGTGGCAGCGCAGATTATGCGGATACAATGTATCACCTTGGAACG ATATACATAAAATCCAATCGTATTTCAGAAGCAGAAAATATAGAGAGAAAGGTCCTTCATATTATGGAATTATCTAAG GGATGGAACTCATTGGACACTGTAGTTGCTGCTGAAGAGTTGGGCTTAACATTACAATCATCTGGGAGCTTAAAAGAAGCACAAGAACTTCTTGAAAG GTGTCTTGATGCTTGGAAAACATTACTCCCTGAAGATCACATCCAG ATTGGAGCCAACATGCTTCACATTGCTAGGGTGGTAATGCTTAATTACAATCAACTTAGGGGGATGCATGTTTCTGATGCAATTGCTGAGATTGACAAGGCAAAAGGTCTTTTAAACAATGCAATAAG GATAGCAAGGAAAGTTATTAGTAAATCGAAAACACAAAACAAGAAGCAAGGTTATGGAGTTTCTGGAGAAACTAGGCGAGATGGTTATGCAGCAGTGATCATACTG TTGCAGTCGCTCAATGAACTAGGGCTTTTGGAGATCAACAGGCTAGAATTGCAGGAATCAGGG GCAAAGTTGTCATCCACTCCTGAGGTCAAAAATGCACATTTTGAATGCATTTCTGCCTACAAAGAG TTGGCAACTGAAAGGTTAATCGGTGATTTGAGGCAAGTTAAGGCGGAGTATCTTTCTTGTTTGAAGCATCTTTCAAGTTTGTTAGATGCTGAAGGCACAACAGAATACAGAGGAACAACATTGCAGGAGCTGAAGGGTGATATCAAGCGTGTAGAAGATGATATTTCGCAGTCAAGGAGGCATAAAAGCTAA
- the LOC107953950 gene encoding kinesin light chain 3 isoform X1 → MYLRKAAVSLLRRVRLPSHSIFTSVSPPTTSMAIATPLPFSLSRKIQFPNQFGNGSSWSTTYADPPIWTILSIQAAIILGINVHPVFADDGSNQTNTESDIQGANISGLRKIEDGSVISNVHTSKWRIFTDNGRDYFLQGKLEEAEKFFLSAIQEAKEGFGERDPHVASACNNLAELYRVKKAFDKAEPLYLDAIRLLEEAFGSEDIRVGVALHNLGQFYLVQRKLEEARVCYESALKIKGRVLGRGSADYADTMYHLGTVLFLQGRLNDSEVVIQDSIRVLEESGQGESMACIRRLRYLAQIYIKSNRISEAENIERKVLHIMELSKGWNSLDTVVAAEELGLTLQSSGSLKEAQELLERCLDAWKTLLPEDHIQIGANMLHIARVVMLNYNQLRGMHVSDAIAEIDKAKGLLNNAIRIARKVISKSKTQNKKQGYGVSGETRRDGYAAVIILLQSLNELGLLEINRLELQESGAKLSSTPEVKNAHFECISAYKELATERLIGDLRQVKAEYLSCLKHLSSLLDAEGTTEYRGTTLQELKGDIKRVEDDISQSRRHKS, encoded by the exons ATGTATCTACGTAAAGCTGCCGTTAGTTTGCTAAGGAGAGTTCGCCTCCCTTCCCACTCCATCTTCACTTCTGTTTCTCCTCCAACAACTTCAATGGCTATCGCCACTCCGTTGCCGTTCTCTCTTTCCA GAAAAATCCAATTCCCCAATCAATTTGGTAATGGAAGTTCATGGAGTACGACTTATGCTGATCCTCCTATATGGACTATACTATCTATTCAAGCTG CTATAATTTTGGGGATAAATGTCCACCCCGTTTTTGCTGACGATGGCTCAAATCAAACAAATACAGAGAGTGATATCCAAGGCGCTAACATTTCTGGATTACGTAAAATTGAGGATGGCTCTGTTATATCCAATGTACACACATCTAAGTGGAGAATTTTTACAGATAATGGGAGGGATTATTTTCTGCAG GGAAAACTAGAGGAAGCAGAAAAGTTCTTCCTTTCAGCAATCCAGGAAGCTAAAGAAGGATTTGGGGAGAGAGATCCCCATGTTGCATCTGCATGCAACAATTTG GCAGAGCTTTACAGAGTTAAAAAGGCATTTGACAAGGCAGAACCTTTGTATTTAGATGCCATCCGCTTATTAGAGGAGGCATTTGGCTCTGAAGATATACG TGTAGGAGTTGCCCTGCACAATCTCGGGCAGTTCTATCTTGTCCAGAGAAAGTTGGAGGAGGCTAGGGTGTGCTATGAG AGTGCTTTAAAG ATAAAGGGACGTGTTCTTGGACGTGGCAGCGCAGATTATGCGGATACAATGTATCACCTTGGAACG GTATTGTTTCTCCAAGGTAGACTAAACGATTCTGAGGTCGTTATTCAGGATTCTATCAGAGTACTAGAG GAAAGTGGTCAGGGGGAGTCAATGGCATGCATCAGGAGATTACGATATCTGGCGCAG ATATACATAAAATCCAATCGTATTTCAGAAGCAGAAAATATAGAGAGAAAGGTCCTTCATATTATGGAATTATCTAAG GGATGGAACTCATTGGACACTGTAGTTGCTGCTGAAGAGTTGGGCTTAACATTACAATCATCTGGGAGCTTAAAAGAAGCACAAGAACTTCTTGAAAG GTGTCTTGATGCTTGGAAAACATTACTCCCTGAAGATCACATCCAG ATTGGAGCCAACATGCTTCACATTGCTAGGGTGGTAATGCTTAATTACAATCAACTTAGGGGGATGCATGTTTCTGATGCAATTGCTGAGATTGACAAGGCAAAAGGTCTTTTAAACAATGCAATAAG GATAGCAAGGAAAGTTATTAGTAAATCGAAAACACAAAACAAGAAGCAAGGTTATGGAGTTTCTGGAGAAACTAGGCGAGATGGTTATGCAGCAGTGATCATACTG TTGCAGTCGCTCAATGAACTAGGGCTTTTGGAGATCAACAGGCTAGAATTGCAGGAATCAGGG GCAAAGTTGTCATCCACTCCTGAGGTCAAAAATGCACATTTTGAATGCATTTCTGCCTACAAAGAG TTGGCAACTGAAAGGTTAATCGGTGATTTGAGGCAAGTTAAGGCGGAGTATCTTTCTTGTTTGAAGCATCTTTCAAGTTTGTTAGATGCTGAAGGCACAACAGAATACAGAGGAACAACATTGCAGGAGCTGAAGGGTGATATCAAGCGTGTAGAAGATGATATTTCGCAGTCAAGGAGGCATAAAAGCTAA
- the LOC107953950 gene encoding kinesin light chain 3 isoform X4: MYLRKAAVSLLRRVRLPSHSIFTSVSPPTTSMAIATPLPFSLSRKIQFPNQFGNGSSWSTTYADPPIWTILSIQAAIILGINVHPVFADDGSNQTNTESDIQGANISGLRKIEDGSVISNVHTSKWRIFTDNGRDYFLQGKLEEAEKFFLSAIQEAKEGFGERDPHVASACNNLAELYRVKKAFDKAEPLYLDAIRLLEEAFGSEDIRVGVALHNLGQFYLVQRKLEEARVCYESALKIKGRVLGRGSADYADTMYHLGTVLFLQGRLNDSEVVIQDSIRVLEESGQGESMACIRRLRYLAQIYIKSNRISEAENIERKVLHIMELSKGWNSLDTVVAAEELGLTLQSSGSLKEAQELLERCLDAWKTLLPEDHIQIGANMLHIARVVMLNYNQLRGMHVSDAIAEIDKAKGLLNNAIRIARKVISKSKTQNKKQGYGVSGETRRDGYAAVIILLQSLNELGLLEINRLELQESGVSIVTFWFSAFGSGKVVIHS, from the exons ATGTATCTACGTAAAGCTGCCGTTAGTTTGCTAAGGAGAGTTCGCCTCCCTTCCCACTCCATCTTCACTTCTGTTTCTCCTCCAACAACTTCAATGGCTATCGCCACTCCGTTGCCGTTCTCTCTTTCCA GAAAAATCCAATTCCCCAATCAATTTGGTAATGGAAGTTCATGGAGTACGACTTATGCTGATCCTCCTATATGGACTATACTATCTATTCAAGCTG CTATAATTTTGGGGATAAATGTCCACCCCGTTTTTGCTGACGATGGCTCAAATCAAACAAATACAGAGAGTGATATCCAAGGCGCTAACATTTCTGGATTACGTAAAATTGAGGATGGCTCTGTTATATCCAATGTACACACATCTAAGTGGAGAATTTTTACAGATAATGGGAGGGATTATTTTCTGCAG GGAAAACTAGAGGAAGCAGAAAAGTTCTTCCTTTCAGCAATCCAGGAAGCTAAAGAAGGATTTGGGGAGAGAGATCCCCATGTTGCATCTGCATGCAACAATTTG GCAGAGCTTTACAGAGTTAAAAAGGCATTTGACAAGGCAGAACCTTTGTATTTAGATGCCATCCGCTTATTAGAGGAGGCATTTGGCTCTGAAGATATACG TGTAGGAGTTGCCCTGCACAATCTCGGGCAGTTCTATCTTGTCCAGAGAAAGTTGGAGGAGGCTAGGGTGTGCTATGAG AGTGCTTTAAAG ATAAAGGGACGTGTTCTTGGACGTGGCAGCGCAGATTATGCGGATACAATGTATCACCTTGGAACG GTATTGTTTCTCCAAGGTAGACTAAACGATTCTGAGGTCGTTATTCAGGATTCTATCAGAGTACTAGAG GAAAGTGGTCAGGGGGAGTCAATGGCATGCATCAGGAGATTACGATATCTGGCGCAG ATATACATAAAATCCAATCGTATTTCAGAAGCAGAAAATATAGAGAGAAAGGTCCTTCATATTATGGAATTATCTAAG GGATGGAACTCATTGGACACTGTAGTTGCTGCTGAAGAGTTGGGCTTAACATTACAATCATCTGGGAGCTTAAAAGAAGCACAAGAACTTCTTGAAAG GTGTCTTGATGCTTGGAAAACATTACTCCCTGAAGATCACATCCAG ATTGGAGCCAACATGCTTCACATTGCTAGGGTGGTAATGCTTAATTACAATCAACTTAGGGGGATGCATGTTTCTGATGCAATTGCTGAGATTGACAAGGCAAAAGGTCTTTTAAACAATGCAATAAG GATAGCAAGGAAAGTTATTAGTAAATCGAAAACACAAAACAAGAAGCAAGGTTATGGAGTTTCTGGAGAAACTAGGCGAGATGGTTATGCAGCAGTGATCATACTG TTGCAGTCGCTCAATGAACTAGGGCTTTTGGAGATCAACAGGCTAGAATTGCAGGAATCAGGGGTTAGTATTGTAACCTTCTGGTTCTCGGCATTTGGTTCAG GCAAAGTTGTCATCCACTCCTGA